A genome region from Dolichospermum compactum NIES-806 includes the following:
- a CDS encoding type II toxin-antitoxin system HicB family antitoxin, producing MKYTIVIQWSNEDKCYVVSLPDFTDIMQPCTHGDTYEEALKNAQEVLEMLISSYLED from the coding sequence CTGAAATATACAATTGTTATTCAATGGTCAAATGAAGATAAATGTTATGTAGTCTCATTACCAGATTTTACAGATATTATGCAGCCTTGTACTCATGGAGACACTTATGAAGAGGCTTTAAAAAATGCTCAAGAAGTTTTAGAAATGCTGATTTCATCTTATTTAGAAGACTGA
- a CDS encoding ABC transporter ATP-binding protein has product MVNNIESPQLPLLAATGLCKNFGGIKAVQEANIEVIKGSITGLIGPNGAGKTTLFNLLSNFIRPDKGRVIFDGEPIHQLQPYQIAQQGLVRTFQVARALSKLSVLENMLLGAQKQTGENFWQVQFQPHIVAKEEKQLKERAMFLLESVGLEKKAADYAGGLSGGQRKLLEIGRALMTNPKLILLDEPAAGVNPRLIDEISDRILAWNRHDGMTFLIIEHNMDVIMSLCDRVWVLAEGQNLAVGSPTEIQNNTKVLEAYLGQ; this is encoded by the coding sequence ATGGTAAATAATATCGAATCACCCCAACTACCTCTTTTAGCTGCAACTGGACTTTGTAAAAATTTTGGCGGCATTAAAGCAGTTCAAGAAGCTAATATTGAAGTGATTAAAGGTAGCATTACTGGGTTAATTGGTCCCAATGGGGCGGGGAAAACTACTTTATTTAATTTACTCTCTAATTTTATTCGTCCCGATAAAGGGAGAGTGATTTTTGATGGTGAACCCATTCATCAATTACAACCATACCAAATTGCCCAACAGGGATTAGTGAGAACCTTTCAAGTTGCCAGGGCTTTATCAAAATTATCAGTATTAGAAAATATGTTACTGGGGGCGCAAAAACAAACCGGTGAGAACTTTTGGCAAGTGCAATTTCAACCCCACATTGTTGCTAAAGAAGAAAAGCAACTAAAAGAACGGGCAATGTTTTTGTTAGAATCTGTAGGCTTAGAAAAAAAAGCCGCTGATTATGCCGGTGGTTTATCTGGGGGACAGCGGAAACTTTTAGAAATTGGTCGGGCATTGATGACCAATCCTAAGTTAATATTACTAGATGAACCTGCTGCTGGCGTAAATCCCAGATTAATTGATGAAATCAGCGATCGCATTCTAGCTTGGAATCGTCACGACGGCATGACATTTTTAATTATTGAACATAACATGGACGTAATTATGTCCTTATGTGATCGAGTTTGGGTATTAGCTGAAGGACAAAATCTAGCCGTTGGTAGTCCCACAGAAATCCAAAATAATACCAAAGTCTTAGAAGCATATTTGGGACAATGA